Genomic window (Clarias gariepinus isolate MV-2021 ecotype Netherlands chromosome 4, CGAR_prim_01v2, whole genome shotgun sequence):
GTGCTTTATACAAAACTGTATAAGTAAagaatttcttttatatatatttttcactttttgccTGTGTGTAGTAGCTATAGTAATATCATACAAATGggattttttctctttctcattctctATAACGctttggggcacaaggcggagTACACCTTGGGCAGGTTGTcagtctatcacagggcacataagcacacacacacactcacaactgCGGAGACTCCacttagcctactctgcatgtctttggatggaAAGATGAGAAAGGTGGAAACCTCTAAGTTCTGAGAGAATGtagaaactccacacacagagacccgaggcaggaatctaacaccgaccctggaggtgcgaggccacagtgttaatcactacaccaccgtgctgccaccCATGAAGGAACTGATGGGTAATAAAAAAGATAACAGAGCAAATTGCAATAAACTAAAATGGTATTTATGGGTTAATCAAATGAATCCAAAATGTTCAATTTGCTTGCATTTTAAAAGAATCAAATCATTAAAGTAACTGCTAATAAAAAGCAGGGAATGAATAACAAGGTAACACCGAGAGCATTCTAAAGCTGTTCATGAGATATGAAAGAGGCTGGAGGCGTAGGAGTCAATAGAGAATATTTATAACACAtccaacagtaaaaaaaaacaaaacaaaaaaaacctgtataTGTTTTATTCATGTTAATATCAAAGCATACAACATTGTACCATGTTTGTTACTTGGGACAATTAAGcgatgcatatactgtacagctcaTCACATTAAACATCTTGTTGGTAAGAATtcaatatcattttatttttgtgtctgaAGGGAATACAAAgttttgcacatactgtactgtgaaTTTGCATTAACAATCCTTACAGTAGGTGATTCAGGGTAGTTAAACAGTCTAGTTTATTTAATTTCGGTCATTTCCTATCCTGATCAGGGTTACATGGCACAATGTACACAAACTTTCACACAAAATATGAGGATGCTGGGAAGACATGTGACTCTCCATACAGACAGTAATCCGAGCCCAGGATCGAATCTAAGACCCTGGTGTTGTAAGGTGGCATtgccatcaccaccaccaccatcaccatcaccactaCCGCCATTCTAGTTTTGTTTGTATTGTTATACAAGccgtgttcaagtcaaaccgggacctttggtgaaatttctcatgaatgatgGTGTGAAAtgtgacatttactgtacataagacTTCAAGCACCGTTCGATGTTGAGACTCTCACTCGCATGTAAATGgtgcacacatttttaaaaagtctttttgtatgtttgtgaatgatgatcctgggtGAGGTGGCTCGGAACCCGTTGTAGTCTTTCCTGTGAACATTCTgtaagtggaacacctgatcccgGAAAATCAATGTATAACTTGTCTCCAATTTGCGGGATTGACCTCAGCTTGGAGTTATTACCGCATCCCCATAATACAGtcttgacctcactccaagtcaTTTTTGGGCCACTAAGGGAGTTTCTGgtaggccagtgtttcagatggcaTAAAGCAGTAAGACCTTCTACctcgatggtgtccaagcactagtgaaacgctgggataagtgcattagtgtagcagggggattatatagaaaaataaatgtagtttttaacCCTTGAGACTTGAACGTGCCTCAGATTCATCACCCAGCGATAGTGACCTTAAACTCAAAAGCCGTAATGATGATTTATTGTGATTTATCAGTGTTTAAAGTTTTCAccattatgtactgtacatccctTCACTGATAAAAGTGTTAGATGATatcacaaaatgcattttaatgtcATCCAAATGTGTGAACTTAACCGCAACACGGGTCATATCTGAAACgaaagtatacacacacacacacacacagttaaaaaaGCAGACATTAATTTTAATGTATACTGGATGATGGACTGAAAGGTGCAGTATTAATGGGTACAGTGACAGCACTAGGTCACGTTCTTTGTGTGACTCGCAGTCAATCTTCTCTCACCTGTCTAATTCCCTATAAACATCCGTCTCGCCTGTGAGCTTCAGATCCTGCAGAGGAAATGAAGGGGAGGGCATGGTTATAAATGACGCAAGAGCAGAATCAGATTTGAGGTTTGACCTAGTTCATGTCTTAATATTTCGGATTTATATCGAATATCACACACCAGACACTAACCATTTGACTCACACATATTTTACAGGTTGTACATCCTACAATATTGGTCTTTGAGGGAGACACACTCACCATGTACACCGCATTTTGTGGAGAAGCctgagggggggaggggggacaAAAAAGCGGGGAGCATGAGATTGATGTATGTTTGTGCAGGGGTGATAATAGCTAGCAGAAATCACCTGTATCAGGTCCTCGGGATTTTCATAGATGTTCTCCACTTCTCCCGAGTAGTAAGACAGACTGCGCTCCAcatctgcaaacacacacacacacacaagcagacaTGCATGTACAAAGACCACTGACCCTTATCTATTATGACCGGTCGGGGTGAGCCGCCAGTATTCAGATTAAAGCAGGAATGGGCAGAACTCACTCCGAGGGAAGGTGCAAGGTCCTCGTCTCCATAGCAACAGGCCGACAGCAACAGCAATCACGGGTACCAAAAAGAGGAGAATGGAGAGAGGCAGGAGAAGAACGGTACCGTCTGGAAGGATgcacagacagatagatagatcgagAAGGAAGTCGACAGGTGAGGGGAAATGTAGCAGGTGTCAAGTGATGGGGATATTTTGTAGCTCTTACCAGTAGGCTGCAGCAGAGGGACAGCAGAGTCGGTGGTTAATTTATCAGGCAGCTTAGTCACACAGCAAGGTGGCTCTGTAATAGacacaaagacagagagagagagagagagagagagagaacctctGTTCATTTCCATTAAAAGAGAGTACACAGGGTCAATCTTATTATGGACCAAATCTCAGAGTCTCTGCAGTGCAGTTACACACATAAACcctcatataataataatataaaaaaaaaaaaaaatggggtggaaaatcctaaaaaaaattcatcttAGTTGAGAATTGTTCTGTAAGGGTGGGAGGGATCGAAAGAGTGAGGAAGAGATGGAACGGCATTACGTAATGCCGGAGCGTATTCAAATTCCCCACGCCATAATGAGGAAACAGGCCGAGCTTGATTTACATGCAGTGAGTTCACATGCAAAGGGAGATACACCATTTCATGTATAATGTGATTCTGTAACAAGCAAGGGCACTTCAGGGATTCTAGCAGCTGGGGGAAAAGGTCACATCAAAATGAAATCAGAGCCAACCGCTTTCTCTCTGCTGTTGCGTTCTCTAATCTGATTGGTCTGAAGGTGTTGATTGAATTTTCTATAGCAGCAGCACTGACAGGTTTATAGCATTAATGCACTCTTCCTAATAAGGgattgtttctatggtaacggCTCGCACAGGGACTTGTGTGGCAGACACTGCATATAATCAAAAGGAGAAATGTTTGTAATGGATGAGATGGTAGAGATGACtgttttggaaggagtctccagttccaGTGCAGTGTAGCGCTCAGAAGTGAAGCTGTAGCTTTTAGTTtcttgacatacagtactgtatgaggCGATTTGGGATTTTTGTGGTTTCTCTGTATTGTGACCATCGTGAAAGTTACTTGAGGAACAATAGGTGTTATAGCAGAAGTGAGAACAAGGATTCCACAATATTAGGCATAATAACAGGTTAAAATATCGTATATCTAATAAACATGGAATTGCGGACAAGTTGCTTTAAGCCATTTTCTcgttgaaggagttcctgggaggccagcgtttcagacgtgaagcaggtgGTCCGATCgtggctccggcgtactgaaaACTAAAGCTAGTTTTTTCACTTGTGCCCGTTTTCAGTTTTGAAAGTAATACAAGCATCCTTTAAGTGTATACTGCACTCATCCTTTAGtcatatttacttttaaatccACTTCCACCCACCCTTAAGTGTTTGGACTGTGCAGCAGGTTTTGGTTCCCTGTAAGCAGTGTAGCTATTCAGATCAGTGAAGCCCTCCAGGCCTCCCAACCCTACCAAAAAATGACTTCGCTTCTGGAATCTGCTTCATAGACTAAGTCTGAGTGTGATTACAggctttaataaaaattttaattgtgattGATGGTAATTAAGCTGACAGTCCACTGAGTAAGTGAATGTAAGAACTTTGACCTTTTTAGTGACCCGTGGAATTCCACTCCCTGATTTGATCTGCTGCGCTGCTAGAATAATGATGTGCAAACTCACaggcacccccccccccaacacacacacacacgcacacacacacacacagacacacagactctataaatataaaactcATTATCTTTCACTTTCTTCTTTCATGCTCCCTCCTCGCCGTGTTTAACAGTAGTATTAAAATGTTGTTTGTTCAAATTCCCCTTGTGACCGTGTTTCCTTGACTCGGTATTCCCCTGTTGCTCAGCATGCTTTCTGATTCCTGCTTTCAACCTCAGCCTGCCTATTTGTGGACATGATTATGGATGTGCCTGTGGTGACCGTGTCTGGCAGCGTATTGACCCTTGCTTAGGATTCTAAACAGGATTACTGGTGAAGCCTAAATGAGGAGATTTCGCATGTTGGGCCTGCTGTCTTTGGTTACCAAGTGTTCTGTTTTTCACAGCACGGAGCTCCCTATCCAGGCCATGACTTTGACCGAAACATttgcacacaaaagaatcaagAAACAATGAGGCGGTTGAACTGTTTTCATAGTGACGCTTAtgtaaccctttttttttttcttccaattttctcccctaatttagtcgtggccaattcctccccgtcactagggggctcccacattaaggctactactaccattcagccgggagggcgaagactatcacgtgtttcctccgaaccgcgtgaggtcagccgaccgcatcttttcgaactgctcgctcacgcactgttaggggcggagtaacacactcagaggacagcgctagccgctccttccgcgtgcgcaagctcacagacgccctgattggctgtagagctgtgattaatgtgggagcgcaagtacctctcatccctcccccctgagagagctcggccaatcagctctctctagacctccggctgtgagaggtaacagcatcatccggggttcgaaccagcgatctccggatgatagggcgagcactttaccactgcgccactcggaggccactTATGTAAACCTTTTAATAGATTTTGTAAGAGATGTGTCTTGAAATGTGTGTCCTTACCTGTAGAAGGCAACATGGCAGTGTAACGGTATTTGACGGTTTGGCCATTTTGTAGCTTCAGAGCGCAGACGTACTGGCCGGCTGTATCTGGGGTTATTGGGAGATCTATGGTTAAGATCTTCTGACCAGGAACTGCAGTTAAAGGGAGCTGGTGTTCAGGCTTTTGGTCGTGCGACCATTTTAGAGGAGGGAACCCGGAAGGGGTGGAATACTCACAGGTCAGCAACATAGAGGAAGAGGAAGGTGTAACATAGCCtggacaaaaagagagagaaatagatagatggatagatagagatagagagagagagagagagagactagttatttaaatgtatagaagcatattgataaaaaaaagttgatgtgCTTTTATTTGCTAGGTGGATAGCAGACCGACCGGAGCTGACCATGACTGATTCAGTGTGTCTTCTTCCACTCAAATCAGAATCAATCCTGGCCTAATTGAGCCCACCAGTTTCCACAGTAATGGCAGAGCCGCCAGCGCCGTCAGCAGCGACTGGCAGCAGGTGTAATTACACATAATGAGATCTTTAATGAGGCCTACTAAAAGCCATTATATTAGAGTGTGAGGAACAGAGAGGGGGTCCTTGAAAGGCAAAGACATGATggtgaatgaaaagcaggacaGGGACAAGAACGAAGGAGATAAAgcgggtggggggggggggtataaaAATGAGAGGCTGGTGTGTGCTGGTCAACGGTTATTAATTTCAGACAATATGTAATGCTGAGTAGACTTAATTGTAATTGGTCTGTGTGTTTGTCGGTACGGGGTGTGTGGAGGTGCTAGGACACAACACCTTCTTCTGACTAACGCTTGTGTCACTGGAAATTTCATTTCCTTCATATTTCAgcaacatttcattttaattcgatctcattttatattgaaatactactatactataattttttttttaccgtttaAAACGGTCAGTGTTGTGGCCTGGGCGAAAACCTGGTCATCCCTGAAGACCTCACACTGATATCTGCCTGCGTCTTTTAACTCCGGCCACAAGAGGAAGGAGAAGTTTCCAGGAAGCACAGAGGAGCGGTTGTGCAAGCAGAGGCGGGGATTCGACTGCTTCAGGGAATTTCTCCAGCGGTCAAACTGGAAGATCAGCTGTGGATCTGATTTTAAGGAACCTACACGCCACCAGTAGAGAAGGACGTAGTCGCCGTTGATGTCAGAGCAGGGGATTGTGACAGCCGACCGAGACAGAGCTGCCAGACTGGACTCTGGTCTTGctgaaaaagagaaatacaGCTGagaaagtagatcaaaggatacaGATAAGCAATACAGGAAGAAAAACTTCCTCTGACTTCCTCTTTGATATCAGAACCATGCGTCATGTAGCCTACAGTACATCACCCTTTACGAGTCTATTTCTCAACTGGAATCAACAAAATAAAGCTATTCTGTTGTTCtgttttagaaataaataagttCAGTTCAGCCTAAATAAATTCCAGATCTGTTGGACATCACACCTTATTGTTCTGGCTGGTTTGTAATGAGTAATTGTTCACCTAATCCAGAATACATAATAGGTGAACAACCACAAGGAaattatttaagtatatatactgtacactatatatatatatatatatatatatatatatatatatatctgtgtgtgtgtgtactgtacatatattataATACACAAAAATTCTCTCCatgatcttgtattgatgataaGAAACTCAGACCGATacataaagtcttctccagtacaacccaaagattctcaatgagGTTAAGATCTGGCCTCTATGGTGGTCAAtccatgtatgaaaatgatttcttatgctcccagaaccactctttcacgatttgagttctggaatatgtctgtgccatcaggaaagaaataaCGATATTGATGGAAAAATCCTGGACATTCAGTATAAAGTAATTATGTAGTCAGGTGACCTAATTTTTTGTGCACATAACATTGCTTCAATTATAAGTTGCTTTCTTAAGACTATAatactgtttagtcccagtcccttgattagttagttgttgttttttacaaaatttttaagtgatcccctatatatatatatatagtatattactttataacctttaccagactgatagatctcaattacttttgttctcatttgttcctgaatttctttggatcttggatcatgatgtctagcttttgaggtgcttttggtctacttctctgtgtcaggtagctcctatttaagtgatttcttgattgaaacaggtgtggcagtaatcaggcctgggggtgactacagaaattgaactcaggtgtgataaagcacagttaagttattttttaacaaggggggcaatcactttttcacacagggccatgtagatttggagtttttttttctcccttaataatgtaaaccttcatttaaaaactgcattttgtgttcaattatgttatctttgactaatagttaacggtttttgatgagcagaaacatttaagtgtgacaaacatgcaaaagaataagaaatcaggaagggggcaaatagtttttcacaccactgtatatatattccaatttgggaacaccatttagcgttctaacctgcaggtctttggactgtggaaggaaaccgagTATAAGTAcccagagggaacccaccaagcaaggggagaacatacaaacttcatgcacacagactctgaGACACATGTGGAAGCATGGTTGGGACTCGAACCTGTATCGTGGAGGTGCaaatgcgacagtgctaaccactaagccaccgccATATCCTGCTTACACTTATACTTACTAaccattttgtctttttttcatctgctgttttggTGAAGTCCAGAAAATCCCAAGGCTTCTTAATACATTCTATTGCTGCAGTCTATAGTTTTCTGACTTTCTTCCTGAATCTACTGTATTGTAGCCTATATTTAAACCTATAAAATACTGGTAAAGCCCTGATGGGGATTTCctcgaaaaaaaaagatgataaagAGTTATTATAAGTCACCACGTGCTCGTTTCAAGCAGAAACACAACTGAGATAAAAGCGGTTATTTTGCATAGGGAACTACTGGAGAATGATGAAGCAGCAATAATATTTGGTTTGATTCAGAATAATCCTTAGAGCAGCTCGTCATGATTGTACAGACAGTCATGTGAATAGAGCATGTGAGAGTTAGAGCAGAAAGACAGGAAGAGGAGCAGAGGCATGAGGAACCTATCCTTTGATGCATTGTGGTTTCTGATGTGCTACTTTGTTtgcgtgtatgtgtgcacatatatatgtgtgtatgtgtgtatgtgtgtgtgtgcgcgctgctTATTACCTATTCTAAAGTAGCACGTTCTACATCCAGTAGGGAGCCAGTTTGGGATTTAGCCAGTGAGGGAGTGTGCTGATGCATGTAGCATGTTTGCTTGATGATGTAAAATGTTTGGATTAGCAAAAGTGGTTTCAGGCAGAACCAGATGGTGTGAGGCTGATGAGATGGCAGCGTGTGTAAGACCGCGAGCTGATCAGTGTCGAGCATGGCTGAGACAATGGAGGCAGAAAGTCTTACCGTATGTAATGTTGGTAAAAACAGCCGCATTCTTTTCTGTaataagaaaggaaaagaaagagaatggGTGTTTACTCTGAATTTTAATATCCATAACTACCATCGGTTGCCGTTAAACAAAGATTAAACCATGACAAATAGTGCTATTATAGGGAAATAATATGATAGGTAAgtgtgatgctgttacctcgcCTAGGTTAATAATTTCCCTATAACGGCCTGTCCTAAAGTGTTTTATATCACAGCAATGTGCCATCATACGGATAATTATATTATGAGGGCGGCATTTGCACCATCGTTGAACCCAGTACTTGAATCCTCTTCGTCGCAGGTCTCCAACtgctctacagaatgtttaCAGAGATGACACTATTGACAAGAGCAATGTACACAGGAGGATGAAGATGTTTAAATAAGGGGAAAACCAACACTGGAGCCGAATCATGCAGTGTAAGACAATCGACTGTGACAAAGCGAATTCGAGAGTCAGGTTCAACGGTGGAACAAATTCATGGCATGACATATTTATGGAGATTATGTTAAGTAGTTTTTTGGAATGtgtcagttaataaaaagttatgCTCATTGTTGCATTATTAGTAGTATAACCCCTTGTGTTTATtcaaaaaaacacatcatatgCAAGTTTCTGTTATCACTTGTGACAGCTTGAAACATTACTAAACATTACCAGTCTGAAAACATAAAGTAACATCTTAACAAATATATCCTAACAAAAAAGTTACCGTTATaacagttaaataataataataataatcattcatttattcgtcATTTATAAGTCCATTATACAAATTCCTGTAAATTAACTGTTACCATAGTAACGAGTAATGTCTTCaaagatacagtatactgtacagtagcagtAGTACAGTAGTCACATGGTTAACTTGGGTTtgagtttataaaaaaaaaaaaaagtgatttgttatttatttggtttatacTACAGTTAGTTGCGaccgagcaatctgattggacaagaagCATTCCGCGAGTGGTGATAATAAATGGTATGTATCACTTTGAGGCACAGGACAGACACTAACTGTCGGTTGGCACCATGGACGAGAGTACTGTAGGTTGTTACGGTCTGCAGTACTaaggggagagcagctgcctgccaaaacccaaaTTAAAACCAGTCATGGAAGGAAACACATCTGCtaacattatgtcatctttAACAACACT
Coding sequences:
- the g6fl gene encoding g6f-like, whose amino-acid sequence is MRSYSLVFAVAYFCECFSFPLEEQRINEWSDVIMEEEGKPVTLRCYDESSVPLRQVQWLTMLNRGETWTNLFSVDVSRARLDGRQLHQSGRTLEISHKFSMHFTATVQNRGLYSCLMEKEDRTIKERIVLLAVIKLTLDPAPVIPIYSTVRLKAEVSPFYAVASGTWLSLTGSPLPTDKSSPGTLLTKLPRVTRDDSGTYTCNISVNSQSSKPVYRYRVKVRVKGEKPHSPAHMTQLMEQLETCDEEDSSTGFNDEKNAAVFTNITYARPESSLAALSRSAVTIPCSDINGDYVLLYWWRVGSLKSDPQLIFQFDRWRNSLKQSNPRLCLHNRSSVLPGNFSFLLWPELKDAGRYQCEVFRDDQVFAQATTLTVLNGYVTPSSSSMLLTCEYSTPSGFPPLKWSHDQKPEHQLPLTAVPGQKILTIDLPITPDTAGQYVCALKLQNGQTVKYRYTAMLPSTEPPCCVTKLPDKLTTDSAVPLLQPTDGTVLLLPLSILLFLVPVIAVAVGLLLWRRGPCTFPRNVERSLSYYSGEVENIYENPEDLIQASPQNAVYMDLKLTGETDVYRELDRYDPCCG